From the Macaca nemestrina isolate mMacNem1 chromosome 7, mMacNem.hap1, whole genome shotgun sequence genome, one window contains:
- the LOC112423232 gene encoding large ribosomal subunit protein eL31-like → MAPAKKGGEKKKGRSAINEVVTREYTINIHKRIHGVGFKKRAPRALKEIRKFAMKEMGTPDVRIDTRLNKAVWPKGIRNVPYRIRVRLSRKRNEDEDSPNKLYTLVAYVPVTTFKSKFSIP, encoded by the coding sequence ATGGCTCCCGCAAAGAAGGGTGGCGAGAAGAAAAAGGGCCGTTCTGCCATCAACGAGGTGGTGACCCGAGAATACACCATCAACATTCACAAGCGCATCCATGGAGTGGGCTTCAAGAAGCGCGCCCCTCGGGCACTCAAAGAGATTCGGAAATTTGCCATGAAGGAGATGGGAACTCCAGATGTGCGCATTGATACGAGGCTCAACAAAGCTGTCTGGCCCAAAGGAATAAGGAATGTCCCATACCGAATCCGTGTGCGGCTGTCCAGAAAACGTAATGAGGATGAAGATTCACCAAATAAGCTCTATACTTTGGTTGCCTATGTACCTGTTACCACTTTCAAAAGTAAGTTCTCCATCCCATAA